From the genome of Desmodus rotundus isolate HL8 chromosome 2, HLdesRot8A.1, whole genome shotgun sequence, one region includes:
- the PPP1R7 gene encoding protein phosphatase 1 regulatory subunit 7 isoform X2 gives MAAERGAGQQLSQEMMEVDRRGESEESGDEEGKKQSGGIVADLSEHSLKDGQERGEEDSEGQELPVDMETIQLDRDAEDVDLNHYRIGKIEGFEVLKKVKTLCLRQNLIKCIENLEELQSLRELDLYDNQIRKIENLDTLTELEILDISFNLLRNIEGVDKLTQLKKLFLVNNKISKIENLSSLRQLQMLELGSNRIRAIENIDTLTSLESLFLGKNKITKLQNLDALSNLRVLSMQSNRLTKIEGLQSLVNLQELYLSHNGIEVIEGLENNNKLTMLDIASNRIKKIENISHLTELQEFWMNDNLLESWSDLDELKGAKSLETVYLERNPLQKDPQYRRKVMLALPSVRQIDATFVRF, from the exons ATGGCGGCGGAGCGCGGCGCGGGTCAGCAACTGTCGCAGGAGATGATGGAGG TTGACAGGCGGGGCGAGTCTGAAGAATCGGGCGACGAAGAAGGGAAGAAGCAGAGCGGCGGTATAGTGGCAGACCTCAGCGAGCACAGCCTGAAGGATGGACAGGAGCGGGGGGAAGAAGACTCAGAAG GCCAAGAGCTGCCTGTGGACATGGAAACCATTCAACTGGACAGAGATGCTGAG GATGTTGACCTGAATCACTACCGCATCGGGAAAATTGAAGGCTTCGAGGTGCTGAAGAAGGTGAAG ACGCTCTGTCTCCGTCAAAACCTAATCAAGTGCATCGAGAACCTGGAGGAGCTGCAGAGTCTTCGAGAGCTGGACCTCTACGACAACCAGATCAGGAAGATCGAGAATCTGGACACGCTGACAGAGCTGGA GATTCTAGATATTTCTTTTAATCTCCTGAGAAACATTGAAGGGGTTGACAAGCTGACACAACTGAAAAAACTCTTCTTGGTCAACAACAAAATCAGTAAAATTGAGAATCTGAGCAGCTTACGTCAGCTGCAGATGCTGGAGCTGGGCTCCAACCGCATCCGG GCCATTGAAAACATCGACACGTTAACCAGTTTGGAGAGTTTGTTTTTGGGGAAAAACAAGATCACTAAGCTTCAGAACCTGGACGCACTCTCCAACCTGAGAGTCCTCAGTATGCAG AGCAACCGGCTGACCAAGATCGAGGGCCTGCAGAGCCTGGTGAACCTGCAGGAGCTGTACCTCAGCCACAACGGCATCGAGGTCATCGAGGGCCTGGAGAACAAC AACAAACTCACAATGTTGGACATTGCGTCAAACAGAATCAAAAAGATTGAGAATATCAGCCATCTAACAGAGCTGCAAGAATTCTGG ATGAACGACAATCTCCTTGAGAGCTGGAGCGACCTGGACGAGCTGAAGGGAGCCAAGAGCCTGGAGACGGTGTACCTGGAGCGGAACCCGCTGCAGAAGGACCCACAGTATCGGCGGAAGGTGATGCTGGCGCTGCCCAGCGTGCGGCAGATCGACGCCACCTTCGTCAGGTTCTGA
- the PPP1R7 gene encoding protein phosphatase 1 regulatory subunit 7 isoform X1, translated as MAAERGAGQQLSQEMMEVDRRGESEESGDEEGKKQSGGIVADLSEHSLKDGQERGEEDSEGQELPVDMETIQLDRDAEDVDLNHYRIGKIEGFEVLKKVKTLCLRQNLIKCIENLEELQSLRELDLYDNQIRKIENLDTLTELEILDISFNLLRNIEGVDKLTQLKKLFLVNNKISKIENLSSLRQLQMLELGSNRIRAIENIDTLTSLESLFLGKNKITKLQNLDALSNLRVLSMQLFPLLPPPDVTAVGSPSQSNRLTKIEGLQSLVNLQELYLSHNGIEVIEGLENNNKLTMLDIASNRIKKIENISHLTELQEFWMNDNLLESWSDLDELKGAKSLETVYLERNPLQKDPQYRRKVMLALPSVRQIDATFVRF; from the exons ATGGCGGCGGAGCGCGGCGCGGGTCAGCAACTGTCGCAGGAGATGATGGAGG TTGACAGGCGGGGCGAGTCTGAAGAATCGGGCGACGAAGAAGGGAAGAAGCAGAGCGGCGGTATAGTGGCAGACCTCAGCGAGCACAGCCTGAAGGATGGACAGGAGCGGGGGGAAGAAGACTCAGAAG GCCAAGAGCTGCCTGTGGACATGGAAACCATTCAACTGGACAGAGATGCTGAG GATGTTGACCTGAATCACTACCGCATCGGGAAAATTGAAGGCTTCGAGGTGCTGAAGAAGGTGAAG ACGCTCTGTCTCCGTCAAAACCTAATCAAGTGCATCGAGAACCTGGAGGAGCTGCAGAGTCTTCGAGAGCTGGACCTCTACGACAACCAGATCAGGAAGATCGAGAATCTGGACACGCTGACAGAGCTGGA GATTCTAGATATTTCTTTTAATCTCCTGAGAAACATTGAAGGGGTTGACAAGCTGACACAACTGAAAAAACTCTTCTTGGTCAACAACAAAATCAGTAAAATTGAGAATCTGAGCAGCTTACGTCAGCTGCAGATGCTGGAGCTGGGCTCCAACCGCATCCGG GCCATTGAAAACATCGACACGTTAACCAGTTTGGAGAGTTTGTTTTTGGGGAAAAACAAGATCACTAAGCTTCAGAACCTGGACGCACTCTCCAACCTGAGAGTCCTCAGTATGCAG CTGTTTCCCCTTCTGCCTCCACCCGATGTGACGGCTGTCGGCTCTCCCTCCCAGAGCAACCGGCTGACCAAGATCGAGGGCCTGCAGAGCCTGGTGAACCTGCAGGAGCTGTACCTCAGCCACAACGGCATCGAGGTCATCGAGGGCCTGGAGAACAAC AACAAACTCACAATGTTGGACATTGCGTCAAACAGAATCAAAAAGATTGAGAATATCAGCCATCTAACAGAGCTGCAAGAATTCTGG ATGAACGACAATCTCCTTGAGAGCTGGAGCGACCTGGACGAGCTGAAGGGAGCCAAGAGCCTGGAGACGGTGTACCTGGAGCGGAACCCGCTGCAGAAGGACCCACAGTATCGGCGGAAGGTGATGCTGGCGCTGCCCAGCGTGCGGCAGATCGACGCCACCTTCGTCAGGTTCTGA